The region ATAGCTTCCAGGTTCAAATACTCCCTGTTGCAACTGATGCGTTAAAGTTTTCGTTGTCCTTTGCAATATCCTCTCAACTCTGGTTGCTAAATAGGCACTTCGTTTCGAACTTTCTAAAATTCCATTTCCAAAATTCTCTACTGCTTCTCTTACGCAGCGCTCTCCAAGAGAAATACGAACGTCCTCCGGAAGCTCATGCCATGAAATATCTAACTCTTTTAAAGCTTTCGAAAACCGTTCCAATGCCTCATGAAACAAGCTCCCAATGTCAGGCATGGAAATCTTATATTCCTGACGTTCTTCTAGACTTAGACCATACTGAAGAAAATGTGCAAAAGCACATGCCGCATATTTTTCCATACGGGTTACACTGCCAAGTAATGTTTCCCCATAAAGCTTTCTTGCCACTTCTTTGGTTAAACCCTGTTCGTAGTTTTGATAAAATACCCCTTGTAATACCTTGTCTAATGATATCCTACCTTTGATTTGACCACTCACATATAAATGATATACTTCTCTCCAAAGTTTAGGTTGTTCCCCCTCATAATCTCGAAGTACAGAGATTAGATAGCTTAATCCTTGATCCGTACCAAGTAACTCATCTTCCCTCGATTTTCTATCTGCATCATAAATCTTAAGCTTTGGAAATATTTTACTTATCTTTCCAAGCAAATAAGAAGCACGAATCGACTTTCCCGAAACATCTAATTTGCTATAATAAAGATATAACTTATTCTGTGGCTTTGTTAAATTAAGGTAGAGATAAAACTCTGTAAGATAAGCGGTCTGGCGTTTCGTTGGAGATAATTCGATTTCGTGATCCGCAAATAACTGCCGCTCTGCATCGGATAATATTCCACCACCAGGATTTGCTTTCGGTACGATTCCATCATTCACTCCTAAGAAAAATAATGCTTTGATATCTTTTAGCCTGGTACGTTCGATATCACCAACTAGAATCTGATCAATACTTGGAGGAATCAAACCAACTTTCGCTTCGCGAAAACCCGTATCAAGAATATCTCTAAATTCCTTTAACGGTAATACATCCTCCCCAAGTAGTTCTACCATTCGGTCAAATATTTCAAGAACCATTCGATAGATTTGCTCATATTCTTTGGCTCTTAGTTTATCTTCTTTCTCCCCTTGCGCCTTAAACTTTTCAACAAATATATGAATCTTTTCTTCAATATGATAAGTACACAATAAGTTATAAAGAGCGTTTACACATTCCCTTACCGAGGACTTTTTACTTGTTAAAGTTTCATAAAGCGGTGTAAACTCTTTCAAAATACACTCTCTAACATAATTGATTTTCTCTAGATCCACTTCATAATTGGTTTTATATTTTCTCTCCCACTCATGCTCATAACGGTATTTTCCTCGAATACCAAACGCTATCACATAGTTTTCAAAAAGGTCTATCTCATCCATCGTAAAATCCGTTAATCCGCACTTTAAGAAACGAAATATTGCTTCATAATCAAAATTATGAGTCACTACATCAAGTGCAGAACGCAAAAATTCCACCACTGGGTTTGTAAGGATATTCTTCTTATGATCCACAAAACAAGGAATGCCTGCGAGCTCCAACTCTCTTTTCACAATATCACCATAAACCTCCATCGCACCAGAAACAATAGCGATATCTTTATAACGATATTCTTCTTCCCTAAGTAACCTTGTAATTTCTATCACTGCATGACGTGCCTCGGCCATTGGGTCTTTTGCTGCTGTAATTGATATGTCATCTTGCTCCTCAGTAAATGATTTATATGGATATCGGAAGATGTTTTTTTCCAATGCAGAAAGTGCCATGCTATTATGAAAACGATAAGAGTATCCACCATTTTCTGATGCAACAAGAATTGGAGGTTTTATCTCTATCTTTTGCGTTATTGCAAGGTCTGTAAGCTTTTCCGCCATCTTACCGCTAAGATAGAATAATTGATGTTCCTCCTGTTTTCGATTAATTTGACTTTCATCCATTGTTATTGTTACAGTAACTGACTTCGCCTTTTTCATTAAGTGCGATAGCAATTTATATTGCGATGGTGTAAATCCTGTAAATCCATCCAAACATATTTCACTGTCATTTACAAAAGAAGAATCATCAATAACATCACAAAGAAGATCTAAGATTTCCTCTGAGTTGATATATTTATCCTGGAGGAATTCCTCATAGGCTTGATAAATTGTCATGATATCCGTTAATTTATGATTAAGAAGTGGCTTTCCTTTGGCTACTTCCTTCATCTTTTGCAGTTCATCCGTATGAATGCTATACTGGGCTAATTCTGAGATAATGGATTTCATCTCTTCTACAAATCCCTGCTTTTTAACATTAGCACCAAATAAAATCAGGTCGTTTCTCTTCTCCATCATTACTTTCTTAACAATCATACTTTTCCCAGTATCTTCAAGAACTAAACGATCGTTCCCGCCAGTCTCCTCAAAAATGCGAAACGCTAAACGAAGGAAGCTAAGAATATCGATGTTATGAATGCCCTTCTTGGGGTGCATCGTTACCAAGTCTTTTTGAGTTTGGAGCGTAAATTGTTCTGGAACTAGAATTAGAAATTTCCCTTTTGGCTCCTTTAGCGAACTCTCTATTACTCTTTGATATAGTTGATAGGACTTTCCTGCACCGGAACCCCCTATGACAAATTGTAGTGACATTCTTTCTCCCCCTTTCAATTTTTTATTTGGTACCTCATGCGAAAACATGTCATGCCTTTTATTAAATGACATTAAGTATCCCTACGCCAAAGAATCAACGCTAAAATTATGCATAACATTACGTCTACTGTTTCTATGCTAATCTTATCATATTTTTTATACTCGATTAATAAACTGTATAAAGCATAATTGGGAGGAAAAACAGATGTCAAATACAAAAATAGTTGTAATTAAACTTAAACAGATAATATATGGAGTGATTTTTGCAGTATTAGGCATTGTGTTACTCATATTACTTCTGGCTTTGTTTAAATCTAGCAAGAAGGATTCTGGAGCAAACGAAGATAGCGCAATGTACAAACCAGGTGTTTATAACTCAGTAGTTGCCCTAAATGACAGTACACTAAATCTGGAAGTCATTGTTGATAAAAATCACATTAACTCGGTTCAATTAATTAACCTGGATGAAGCCATTACAACATTGTATCCATTAGTTGAGAAGTCCATCAATTCCATTGCAGAACAGCTATGTAATGATGTCGATATTGCCTCTATTCAAATCCAAGAGGATAGCAAATACACACAGACTCTCCTATTAGATGCTATAGAGAAAACTCTGGAAAAGGCGCTTATCACACCAGTGGATCACTCCATGGATAAGCAAGCGGATACGAAAAAATGATTACCTAATCGTGCATTCATACATATGTGAGTACTTATCCTGACTTTCTTTCCCTAAAATCGGGTTGTTGCAAGTAATTGCAGCAACCCGATTTTTGTTTCTAATGATAAATGATAAGCTCTTTATTTCATACTACTTTTATGTTTTCTTGTTATAAAAATCAAAAGCACTCACTTCGTGAATTTTGCTTATTAATTATCTTGAATACTTTCTAAGTCTTTCATCCATAAAGAAACTGAAGCATCACTTGGCATACGAAGATCTCCACGAGGAGAAACTGCTACAGATCCAACTTTAGGTCCATCTGGTAGACAAGAGCGTTTATATTGTTGTTGAAAATATCTACGATAAAATATCGTAAGCCAGCGATAAATTGTTTCCTTCGTATAGTCATCTTTAAATGCATATACGGCAAGACGATATATTTTTGATGGAGTAAACCCAAATCTTAATACATAGTACAAGAAGAAATCATGTAACTCATATGGACCTACTACATCCTCTGTTTTTTGTACTATTTCGCCGTCTTTTGGAGGAAGAAGCTCTGGGCTAACAGGGGTATCTAAAACATCCTTCAATACATTTCTAAGGGTGTCACTCTTTGCTTCTTCTGCAAAATATGAAACCAGATAACGAACCAATGTCTTAGGAACGGAAGAATTGACACCGTACATCGACATATGATCTCCATTATAAGTTGCCCATCCTAAAGCAAGCTCTGACATATCTCCAGTGCCAACAACAAAACCATTCACTTGATTTGCGATGTCCATTAGAACTTGGGTACGCTCTCTTGCTTGTCCATTCTCAAAAGTGACATCATGCTTATTAATGTCATGACCAATATCCCTAAAATGAAGTTCTACCGCTTCATTAATTCTAATCTCACGTAACGTAGCGGATAATTCCTGCACTAACAGGATAGCATTTTGGTAAGTACGATCTGTTGTTCCAAAACAAGGCATTGTTACTGCTACAATTCCCTTAGGATCAAGCTCTAACATATCAAAAGCCCTTCTAGTCACCAAAAGTGCCAAGGTAGAATCAAGACCGCCAGAGATACCCAGTACAACAGATTTACTTCCCGTATGCTGTAAACGTTTTTTTAGTCCTAATGCCTGCATATGAATAATTTCATCACAACGTTTTTCCCGTTCTTCCTTCTTCGTCGGTACGAATGGGGATTTATCAATAAAACGTGTCAAACTAAGCGTGGTATCATAATTAGAATTATTTTCTGTGGCATATTCTCCATATTCTAAATAAGTATAATCTTTCTTTTCTTCCACAAGATAAGTTGAAATTCTTCTACGTTCAGAGATTATTTTTTCAAGGTCGACCTCAGAAACAATTACGCCATTCACAAAACGTTCTGACTCAGCGATTACCGTTCCATTTTCCGCTATCATATTATGCCCTGAAAATACCAAGTCTGTGGTAGATTCTCCTTCTCCCGCACTTGAATATAGATAACCGCAGACCAAACGTGCAGATTGATTACTCACCAAGGTTTTACGATAAATATCTTTCCCTGTAGTCTCATTACTTGCTGACAAATTTAGAATTACAGTTGCACCTGCTTGACATAACCCTCCGCTCGGTGGCTGTGGCACCCATAAATCTTCACAAATTTCTATTCCTACTTTTAGATAAGGGATTTCTCTATGACAAAAGATTAAATTACTGCCAAATGGCACTTTTTTATGATTTATTGTTACATGCTCTACAATATCATTTCCATTTCCAAAATAACGTGCTTCATAGAATTCAGAATAGTTAGGGATATTTCTTTTTGGTACCATACCAAGTAATTCTCCCTGATAAAGTACTACTGCAACATTAAATAACTTACCATCCTTTAAAAAAGGGAGCCCAACAGCGATAAGAGCATCAATATCCTTACTATAATCGATTAGTTTATTAAGTCCATCCAGCGCCCCATTTAGTAAGGTATTCTGTAAAAACAAATCCTCACAGGTATATCCAGTAATACATAGTTCCGGACATACTATTACCTTTGCACCCTTTTGTTTTGCTTCTTCTATTTGATGGATTATTTCATTTACGTTATATTCACAATCAGCAACTTTAATATTTGGTGTAATAGCCGCTACTTTTACGAATCCGTGTCTCATTATCTCTGTCCTTTCTTATTCCGAAGCTTATCATTACGTTTCACCACATATACAAGAAAAAAGAAAGCTACATGTACTTTTTCTTGTCATGAATCACTCTGTGTTATTATACCACATTCCGATTTGTTTATCTATGTAATTTGCAGTCGAATCCCATTTATTCCCTGACTGTAGTTGTAGTTAATTACCATCTATTCATAACATTAAAAAAGTAAGCTTTGTGAATTTTCATTTATTATGAATATAATGCAGCTCAATAATTTATTTGTGGTAAATGTGGTAAATGCATAGATAGCATATAACTTAGATTTACAAAAGAATAAATCGCTATTATAATACAATCATCATCTATTTGTTTTAGGATGCAAGTGTATTAACCCACAGAGAGGAACGCTAATGTTACAATCTATAAATAAAGATAATTATAATAATATAAATGAAATAGCAACAGATATTTTATCTGCTTGTACTTTATGTCCAAGAGAATGTAAGGTCAATCGTTTTAATAAAACTGGCTATTGTGGTATGCCAGCAAATGTATTTGGTGCAAGAGCTGCTCTTCACCTATGGGAGGAACCTTGTATTACCGGAAAGGACGGGTCTGGTACTGTCTTTTTTACCGGTTGTACGCTTCGCTGTGTCTTCTGTCAAAACCATAATATTGCAAATGGTTCTGTCGGAAAGGAAATTACAATCGAACATCTTTCAACCATATTTTTATCTCTCCAAGAAAAAGGAGCTACAAACATTAATCTTGTCACTCCAACTCATTACGTACCACAGATTGTAAAAGCTTTGATACTTGCAAAGCAAAATGGGCTTACCTTGCCTATTGTCTATAACACCAGCGGATACGAAAAGGTTTCTACTCTTAAATTACTAGATGGATATGTCGATGTCTACCTTCCTGATTTTAAGTATATGGATGAAAACCTCGCACTTCGCTACTCGAATGCAAAAGATTATCCTATCATTGCAAAGGAAGCAATAAAAGAGATGATACGTCAGGTTGGCATACCTGTCTTTGAGCATGATACAATCAAGCGTGGTGTCATCGTTCGCCACTTGGTTCTGCCTGGTCATCGAACAGATTCAAAAAAAATTCTTAGTTATCTTTATGAAACTTACCATGATACCATTTATCTTAGTATTATGAATCAATTTACACCTCTTGCTGAACTATCTTATTATCCAGAGATTAATCGAAAAGTAACAAAAAGAGAATATAATGATGTCATTGATTTTGCCATTGAACTTGGAATTACAAATGCTTTTATTCAAGAAGGTCAAACAGCTAGTGAGAGTTTTATTCCTGAGTTTTCTTTGGAGGGGTTATAAAAACACCCCAGGGTGAGTGCTAATCCGCCTAGCGTTATTTTTTATAGAAATTGCGCTTCAATATTAATAAAAAAAGACAGCTTACGCTGTCTAAAAAATCATTTTTTTGTAACCCCCAAAATGCCGGTTCCTGTATTTTGACTCCTAGCACAAGCTAGGTGGGTAACCGCAAGTAAGTTTCTGCCTTCCACTGCAAACGGAGGCTTGACATCCGCTCACCAATATAGGAATCCCGTTTAAAGTATTGTAGGTTCAAAATAGCAAGAGTATCGAGCACTTCAGGTAGTTAACTTGGTATTATTATATCCCAATATTTCGATTTTTTCAAGTATTATTAGAATGTAATTATTGGTTTCCAGTATTTATTACATTATATGTCGAATTTTCACCTTTGTTCCAATTCTTCTTCCGTGATATAGTCAAATGAGAATACAAACTCTGTTCCAACCGAAATGGTACTGAATACTTCGATTGTTCCTCCATGTTTCAAAGCAATTTGACGTGCGATAGCAAGCCCAAGACCGGAACCTTTCGCATTTTGACGTAACTTTGATTTATAAAATTTATCAAATATGCTAGACAACTCCTCTTTTTCAATACCGGTTCCTTCATCTCGTATCGAAATACGAAGTTTTTCTCCTCTGGTAATTGAAATATATATGGTCGAATCTTCCTTTGAAAATTTAATTGCATTATCACAGATCACTAAAAACATCTGGCGTAAACGGTCATAATCACCATACATCAATTGCACGTTATGATCATTATCAAGGCATACGCTGATATGCTTATCAGTGCCCATGGTTCTAACAGTCTTAAGGATATCCTCAAAAACTTGAGTTAAATTAACAGGCTCTTTTTCAATTACAAAATCAGGATTTTGCATCTTCGCTAGTATTAAAAGATCTCCAACTAAACGCTCCATACTTTTGCATTCTAATAACATCTTTTCATAACATTGCTGCTTTGTGGATTCCTCCTCAATTACACCATCAACTAAGCTCTCTGTATATGCACGAACCACTGTAATTGGTGTTCTAAGCTCATGCGAAACATTTGCAAAGAAGTCCATACGCATTTGATCTAGATTCTTTCGTACGACCTCATTCTCCATTAATTTATCCGTCAAGAAATCGATGGTTCTAGCCAAATCACCAATTTCATCTTTTCTATCTATACCCGTTTTTGATTCATATTTTTTTTCAGCTAGTAATAACGCTGTTTGACGCATTTTTGAGATTGGTCTTACAAGCTGTCTTGCAAAAAGAATTGCAACAATAAAAGATACAATTAACGAAACTATCGCACTTAGGAAAATCATCGATTTGGTATCTCGGATAGATTCTGTTTGGCGTTCCACTTTTGTATTTAATAAGATAGCACCACATACTTCACCATTAACACCTCTTACTGGGACTCCAACAGAAATGGTATCAAACCCATAAGTCTTACTATAACTGGATCGGTAGGTATCTTCTCCTGCAAATGCTCCAAGGTAAACTTCTTGGTATTCCCTTGATACAGCTTGTAATGGCATTGTGGTAATCTCACTATTCATAGGCGCACTGGCGTTAGGATTCGATAAAACCCAGATATCCTCCGCAATAACTCCGACTTCACGAAGTAACTCTAGATAATCCAAACTATTTTTTTCTTCGTTAATTACAAACTCATTATACCTCTTTGCAATAACCTTTGCCTGACTAAATAATTGCTGCCTTAAATTATTTTTTGTTGCTTTTTCACTTAGCTGAAGAAAAACACTTCCAAGCACGATAGCAAAAAGCAAGACCATAAGCGCATAATTTAAGTATACTTTAAAAAATAGACGATTATATAATCTACTCTTTTTTTTTATTTTATCCTGGACATTTTCTGGTGTTTCTTCCACTTCATTACTAATTAACTCTAATTTTTTCTCGTTCATCGCACATCTTCATCAACCTCAAATTTGTATCCGACACCCCAAATTGTTTTGATGGACCAATTTGGATGCTCTAACATATCAAGTTTAGCTCGCAAGCGCTTTATATGGGAATCTACAGTTCGGCTATCACCAAAATAATCAAAGCCCCATAGACTATCAAGCAAGTTGTCTCTTGTAAAAACCTTATTTGGATTACTGGCCAAAGTCCACATGGTTTCGATTTCTTTTTTTGTTAGAGAAATTTTAGTGCCACCGATATGTAAGGTATATTCCTCCAAATTAATCTCTAAGTTTGCGATGGATAAAACATTCTCCGAAGTTTGTTCATTTTCCTTCTTAGTCATTCGACGTAGTATAGCTCGTATACGAGCCATAACTTCACTAGGACTAAATGGTTTTACAATATAATCATCAGCACCAATGTCTAGACCCATAATCTTTTCAAAGTCTTCCCCGCGTGCCGTAATTAGTATAACAGGTACATCGGATTTTGCTCTGATTTTTCGGCAAACCTCATAGCCATCTTCCTTAGGCATCATGACATCTAATAATACAACGGCAGGGTTGTATTGTCGAAACATCCGGATTGCCTCTTCTCCATCGGCAGCAATCACTGGTACCAGATCTTCTTTTTTCGCATAGGCTGCCAGTACATCTGTAATATCTGGATTATCATCTGCAATTAGAATATGTTGCACTCAAGCCACCTCCATCTCTTCATCACAACTTTATCTTATGAATAATTGTATTAAATGATACAAATACTAAGGGCAAAATAAAAAATTATAGAAGAGTAACCCCTATATTGTATTTTATTACATAATAACCCAAGTATATCTACATTATATTGAATAAAGTCACATAAGACAAGACCTTTTTCGAAATAAAATCTTAATATTTTAGCACAGATTCTTAAGATTTTTTAACGTTTTGCCATTATTCTGACAAAATATACGTTTATACTGAACTTGGATGTGACACAAAGAAAAATAGTAAGGAGGACTATATTATGACCTATAGCAAAATTAAAAAGTGCATATTTGTCCTTAGTTTCCTGCTTATCTTTGTATTGTTTTTGCCTTTTACCAGCAAGGGTACTAAAGTTTATGCAAAAGCTACTGTAGAAGAAGCTTCTTCAGCCTCTAAAGATACCCAAAACGAAATTAAATTAAATGTAAAAAGCAAAGATTTAGT is a window of Lachnoclostridium phytofermentans ISDg DNA encoding:
- the addB gene encoding helicase-exonuclease AddAB subunit AddB, giving the protein MSLQFVIGGSGAGKSYQLYQRVIESSLKEPKGKFLILVPEQFTLQTQKDLVTMHPKKGIHNIDILSFLRLAFRIFEETGGNDRLVLEDTGKSMIVKKVMMEKRNDLILFGANVKKQGFVEEMKSIISELAQYSIHTDELQKMKEVAKGKPLLNHKLTDIMTIYQAYEEFLQDKYINSEEILDLLCDVIDDSSFVNDSEICLDGFTGFTPSQYKLLSHLMKKAKSVTVTITMDESQINRKQEEHQLFYLSGKMAEKLTDLAITQKIEIKPPILVASENGGYSYRFHNSMALSALEKNIFRYPYKSFTEEQDDISITAAKDPMAEARHAVIEITRLLREEEYRYKDIAIVSGAMEVYGDIVKRELELAGIPCFVDHKKNILTNPVVEFLRSALDVVTHNFDYEAIFRFLKCGLTDFTMDEIDLFENYVIAFGIRGKYRYEHEWERKYKTNYEVDLEKINYVRECILKEFTPLYETLTSKKSSVRECVNALYNLLCTYHIEEKIHIFVEKFKAQGEKEDKLRAKEYEQIYRMVLEIFDRMVELLGEDVLPLKEFRDILDTGFREAKVGLIPPSIDQILVGDIERTRLKDIKALFFLGVNDGIVPKANPGGGILSDAERQLFADHEIELSPTKRQTAYLTEFYLYLNLTKPQNKLYLYYSKLDVSGKSIRASYLLGKISKIFPKLKIYDADRKSREDELLGTDQGLSYLISVLRDYEGEQPKLWREVYHLYVSGQIKGRISLDKVLQGVFYQNYEQGLTKEVARKLYGETLLGSVTRMEKYAACAFAHFLQYGLSLEERQEYKISMPDIGSLFHEALERFSKALKELDISWHELPEDVRISLGERCVREAVENFGNGILESSKRSAYLATRVERILQRTTKTLTHQLQQGVFEPGSYEQYFSHADRYLNLRGRIDRVDLYEQDGKLYVKVIDYKSGSTSFDLMNLYYGLQLQLGVYLSAAMELMKEQYPNHEIHPAGVFYYNLDDPIVTKSSSVEEDIEKKLAMNGLVNASKVVVPLLDTSFCGDEGELAPSTKSTVIPVETGKDGTFTKRSSVAKEEELITLTDYIKDLMHRFSEQIMEGKVRHNPYRAKNRNACTYCSFQSVCGFDCKVSGFSYRNLKTLNKEEVWNLIKKEDEFFGKDELDTGATEGN
- a CDS encoding NAD(+) synthase, with protein sequence MRHGFVKVAAITPNIKVADCEYNVNEIIHQIEEAKQKGAKVIVCPELCITGYTCEDLFLQNTLLNGALDGLNKLIDYSKDIDALIAVGLPFLKDGKLFNVAVVLYQGELLGMVPKRNIPNYSEFYEARYFGNGNDIVEHVTINHKKVPFGSNLIFCHREIPYLKVGIEICEDLWVPQPPSGGLCQAGATVILNLSASNETTGKDIYRKTLVSNQSARLVCGYLYSSAGEGESTTDLVFSGHNMIAENGTVIAESERFVNGVIVSEVDLEKIISERRRISTYLVEEKKDYTYLEYGEYATENNSNYDTTLSLTRFIDKSPFVPTKKEEREKRCDEIIHMQALGLKKRLQHTGSKSVVLGISGGLDSTLALLVTRRAFDMLELDPKGIVAVTMPCFGTTDRTYQNAILLVQELSATLREIRINEAVELHFRDIGHDINKHDVTFENGQARERTQVLMDIANQVNGFVVGTGDMSELALGWATYNGDHMSMYGVNSSVPKTLVRYLVSYFAEEAKSDTLRNVLKDVLDTPVSPELLPPKDGEIVQKTEDVVGPYELHDFFLYYVLRFGFTPSKIYRLAVYAFKDDYTKETIYRWLTIFYRRYFQQQYKRSCLPDGPKVGSVAVSPRGDLRMPSDASVSLWMKDLESIQDN
- a CDS encoding radical SAM protein; translated protein: MLQSINKDNYNNINEIATDILSACTLCPRECKVNRFNKTGYCGMPANVFGARAALHLWEEPCITGKDGSGTVFFTGCTLRCVFCQNHNIANGSVGKEITIEHLSTIFLSLQEKGATNINLVTPTHYVPQIVKALILAKQNGLTLPIVYNTSGYEKVSTLKLLDGYVDVYLPDFKYMDENLALRYSNAKDYPIIAKEAIKEMIRQVGIPVFEHDTIKRGVIVRHLVLPGHRTDSKKILSYLYETYHDTIYLSIMNQFTPLAELSYYPEINRKVTKREYNDVIDFAIELGITNAFIQEGQTASESFIPEFSLEGL
- a CDS encoding sensor histidine kinase, whose product is MNEKKLELISNEVEETPENVQDKIKKKSRLYNRLFFKVYLNYALMVLLFAIVLGSVFLQLSEKATKNNLRQQLFSQAKVIAKRYNEFVINEEKNSLDYLELLREVGVIAEDIWVLSNPNASAPMNSEITTMPLQAVSREYQEVYLGAFAGEDTYRSSYSKTYGFDTISVGVPVRGVNGEVCGAILLNTKVERQTESIRDTKSMIFLSAIVSLIVSFIVAILFARQLVRPISKMRQTALLLAEKKYESKTGIDRKDEIGDLARTIDFLTDKLMENEVVRKNLDQMRMDFFANVSHELRTPITVVRAYTESLVDGVIEEESTKQQCYEKMLLECKSMERLVGDLLILAKMQNPDFVIEKEPVNLTQVFEDILKTVRTMGTDKHISVCLDNDHNVQLMYGDYDRLRQMFLVICDNAIKFSKEDSTIYISITRGEKLRISIRDEGTGIEKEELSSIFDKFYKSKLRQNAKGSGLGLAIARQIALKHGGTIEVFSTISVGTEFVFSFDYITEEELEQR
- a CDS encoding response regulator transcription factor, with protein sequence MQHILIADDNPDITDVLAAYAKKEDLVPVIAADGEEAIRMFRQYNPAVVLLDVMMPKEDGYEVCRKIRAKSDVPVILITARGEDFEKIMGLDIGADDYIVKPFSPSEVMARIRAILRRMTKKENEQTSENVLSIANLEINLEEYTLHIGGTKISLTKKEIETMWTLASNPNKVFTRDNLLDSLWGFDYFGDSRTVDSHIKRLRAKLDMLEHPNWSIKTIWGVGYKFEVDEDVR